Proteins found in one Streptococcus anginosus subsp. whileyi MAS624 genomic segment:
- a CDS encoding ATP-binding protein, which yields MVLKLVYPILKTQDNIALTTDKTVMSFYRIPNTPITITDKAKKQKHKLTTAQLIKKLVKNKSFEVSLIPKDYLLEEKMKDFSHALSPDSQALGEELLQYSTDKLTQEMEIPYQFNWLIGVNLLKDDQNTTVQDMAVERFSEVSEMIANSVGFQYEIPEDWAQDYLVSEATVYQTLSALRAQRLANEELFYYQRMQYLRYIPHLKQEVTANRALFNVTDTVLRPMAGGFMKLDSPYGSSFLTILPIAKTPIIFNGFHLGEFIQRFNFPVELRIKAEFIEKNSLKGRMARSNIRYRNIMKEAESTDTVQQDEIILGAMSLKDLMKKVGGKEEVIEYGAYLIVSASSLSQLRRRRQVVLSYFEDMHVEVSEASHDTPYLFQSLLYGQPLENKTRTWTHYVTLRGFAELMPFTNTASGNHIGWHIGRVDNWTGRWESIEKAQEASKNMVLFNATVGNKEGIAGKLTKNPHILITGATGEGKSFLAELIFLLTSLQDVKCLYVDPKRSIRKHFEAIAHHPDFEKRFPLLAKHIKQINFVTLDSKVKSNHGALDPIVMLDKDDAVSVSKNMLNYLIFSNKRIKVTMKQMTAISRAINKVVAQRQAGETVGLKHVLQELTNNPDSTIFEVGDYLTSIVENSILELAFSDGNVEGLSYDKRVTVLEVADLSLPDKDTQQDVTPEDKEINSTTLMFALGAFCTRFGELNRYEDTIEFFDEAWVLMKSAEGRAVIQSMRRVGRFFNNVLCLITQSVHDAEGDDDTTGFGTLFAFREDNELPDILEHVGLTDNEENLEWIKNMISGQCLYRDVYGNLNMISIYNIFDSIDPLLKPMKATVSSNLENKYAS from the coding sequence ATGGTTCTAAAACTGGTCTATCCGATTCTTAAAACACAGGATAATATCGCTTTAACAACAGATAAAACGGTGATGAGTTTTTATCGTATTCCTAATACTCCCATCACCATTACCGATAAAGCTAAGAAACAAAAACACAAGCTGACAACTGCTCAACTGATTAAAAAACTGGTTAAAAACAAGTCCTTTGAAGTCTCCTTGATTCCAAAGGACTATTTGCTAGAAGAAAAGATGAAAGACTTTTCTCATGCCTTGTCTCCTGATAGTCAAGCATTGGGGGAAGAACTGTTGCAGTATTCGACAGACAAATTGACACAAGAAATGGAAATTCCTTATCAGTTTAACTGGCTGATTGGTGTCAATCTTTTAAAAGATGACCAAAACACCACCGTTCAGGATATGGCGGTTGAGCGCTTCTCTGAAGTCTCTGAAATGATTGCCAATAGCGTGGGCTTTCAATATGAGATTCCTGAAGATTGGGCGCAAGACTATCTGGTTAGTGAAGCTACTGTCTATCAAACCCTTTCTGCTCTTCGGGCACAACGCTTGGCCAATGAAGAGCTCTTTTACTATCAACGCATGCAGTACTTGCGCTATATTCCTCATCTAAAACAAGAGGTCACAGCCAATCGGGCACTCTTTAATGTGACAGATACGGTCTTAAGACCCATGGCAGGGGGCTTTATGAAATTAGACAGCCCCTATGGTTCTTCTTTTCTCACCATTCTTCCGATTGCTAAAACACCCATTATTTTTAATGGCTTTCATCTGGGAGAATTTATCCAACGCTTTAACTTCCCTGTAGAACTACGGATAAAGGCAGAATTTATCGAAAAGAACTCTTTAAAAGGGCGAATGGCACGTTCTAATATTCGCTACCGCAATATTATGAAGGAAGCAGAAAGTACTGATACCGTTCAACAAGATGAAATCATTCTGGGGGCAATGTCTCTCAAAGACTTGATGAAAAAGGTTGGTGGGAAAGAAGAAGTCATTGAATATGGAGCTTACCTCATTGTTTCTGCTTCTAGCTTGTCCCAACTACGACGTCGCCGTCAAGTGGTCTTAAGTTACTTTGAGGATATGCACGTAGAAGTGAGTGAAGCTAGTCATGATACACCTTATCTCTTCCAGTCTCTTCTCTATGGTCAACCACTTGAAAACAAGACCAGAACGTGGACACACTATGTCACTCTAAGAGGCTTTGCGGAGTTAATGCCCTTTACCAACACAGCTTCAGGAAACCATATTGGCTGGCATATCGGACGAGTGGATAACTGGACAGGACGGTGGGAAAGTATTGAAAAGGCACAAGAAGCGTCTAAAAATATGGTACTCTTTAATGCGACCGTTGGAAATAAAGAAGGGATTGCAGGAAAACTCACAAAGAACCCACATATCCTGATTACTGGCGCAACGGGTGAAGGAAAATCCTTTTTGGCAGAACTTATCTTTCTCCTCACCTCTCTTCAAGATGTGAAATGCTTATATGTTGACCCCAAACGCTCTATACGGAAACACTTTGAAGCAATTGCCCACCATCCAGACTTTGAAAAACGATTCCCGCTTCTGGCTAAACATATCAAACAAATAAACTTTGTCACCTTAGATAGTAAGGTGAAATCCAATCATGGGGCTCTTGACCCCATTGTCATGCTGGATAAAGATGACGCTGTTTCGGTTTCAAAGAATATGCTCAATTATCTAATCTTCTCCAACAAGCGAATTAAGGTCACCATGAAACAAATGACGGCTATTTCTAGAGCGATTAACAAAGTAGTTGCTCAAAGACAAGCAGGAGAAACGGTTGGGTTAAAACACGTCCTCCAAGAACTCACCAATAATCCAGATAGCACTATCTTTGAAGTAGGAGACTATTTGACGTCCATTGTCGAAAATTCCATTTTGGAATTGGCTTTTTCAGACGGTAATGTCGAAGGATTGTCTTATGATAAACGGGTGACCGTTTTAGAAGTAGCGGACTTATCCTTACCAGATAAAGACACTCAACAAGATGTCACCCCAGAAGATAAAGAAATCAATTCTACAACTCTGATGTTTGCTTTAGGAGCTTTCTGTACACGCTTTGGAGAACTCAATCGTTATGAAGATACCATTGAATTTTTCGATGAAGCATGGGTACTGATGAAGTCGGCAGAAGGACGAGCTGTTATCCAATCCATGCGCCGTGTTGGACGTTTCTTTAACAATGTCCTCTGTCTCATTACTCAATCCGTTCATGACGCTGAAGGAGATGATGATACCACAGGATTTGGGACACTCTTTGCCTTTAGAGAAGACAATGAACTTCCCGATATTTTAGAACACGTTGGACTAACGGATAATGAAGAAAATCTGGAATGGATTAAAAATATGATTTCAGGGCAATGCCTTTATAGAGACGTTTACGGCAATCTCAATATGATTTCCATTTATAACATTTTTGACAGTATTGACCCACTTCTAAAACCAATGAAAGCTACGGTTTCTTCCAATCTTGAAAATAAATACGCATCTTAA